The Panicum virgatum strain AP13 chromosome 3N, P.virgatum_v5, whole genome shotgun sequence genome includes the window ACATCTTTCTTTTGATCACCATGGGATATTCCACGGCCATTCTAAGCTAAGCAAATTTCATTCGATGAAGCAGGAATTTTATCTCAGGATGCTCCAGACTATGGTCTGGTGAAAACAAGAAAGAACACCTGGCCCATCAAATGGCTGATTCTTTGACTTGATGTGTTCAGCTGTACACATGCACGATAAAATTGTAGCAGTTTCAGTAACTGCACTATGAACAGTAGAAGTAGCGTTTATCAGAGCTGGAAAAAAATCTAGTCTTTGTGGCAATCAGATTGATGTATTGTTGTTCGCCTGCCATTTCATCAGACTGGACTCAGCCGATGACTGCGTGGTGCTGGAATGcccaatgccgccgccgccgctcacggtCGTGGATGTCGCAGAAGACGTCGTGGTGTCGGGACGATCGGCCGGCGCCCCGTACGTCGCCACCGGCATCTTCGCGGgcaggctcggcggcggcgcctcgaaCCGCAGCACGCCGACGGCCTGCCTGATGGTGGGGCGCAGGGTGCGGTCCGGGTGCGCGCACCAGAGCCCGACGAGCAGCGCGCACGCCATCTCCCGGCCGTCGAACTCGCCTTCGAGCCGCGCGTCGGCCGCGTCGAGGATGCTCCCGCCGCCGTACGCGCGCCAGACCCACCGCACCAGGTGGATGaagtcctcgtcctcctcccgcACGGGCACGGCGGGCCGCCGGCCGCAGGCGAcctcgaggaggaggacgccgaagctgtacacgtcggACTCGACGCTCGCCCGCCCGGCGAGCACGCTCTCCGGGTCCATGTACCCCCACGTGCCGGCGAAGCCCGTCGTGTGCGACCGGCGGCCGTCGTCGATGAGCCGCGCGAGCCCGAAGTCGCCGATCTTGGCGGTGAACGACGCGTCCAGCATCACGTTGCTCGGCTTCACGTCCCGGTGCACCACGCGCCGCTCCGCGTCCTCGTGCAGGTACAGCAgcgcggcgccgacgccgagcgCGGCGCCGTACCTCGCCGGCCACGGCAGGACGCGTTCCGGGTCGTGGAGGTGCGCGTCCAGGCTGCCGCTGCGCATCAGCTCGTAGACGAGGAGGagcacgtcgccgccgccgccgccgccgtggcaccAGCCTATGAGCTGCACGAGGTTGCGGTGCCGGAGCCGGCTGATGATCCTCACCTCGGCCGCGAACTCCTTCCAGCCCTGCCGCGAGGTCTCCGACACCCTCTTCACGGCCACCTCGCGTTTCCCGTCGGCCAGGAGCCCGCTGTACACGTTGCCGAAGCCTCCTGCCCCGAGCCTCCGATCATCGGAGAAGTTCCCGGTGGCTGCGGCGAGCTCGTCGTAGGAGAATCGCTGGggcccggccacctcctcccctAGCTCGAGGTCGTCTTCTTCCACTGGTTTGCCGCGGAAAAGCCTCGCCGCTCTTACGTGTGGTTGCTTGGCGGTCTTCGTATTCATCCGTTTCCGCCGCCGGAGCCAGAAACAAATCGAGAGCGCGAACGCAAAGGAAGCGGCAGAGACGACGATGCCGgcgatcgccgccgccgatAGCTTGCCGCGGGCGCGGGAACCGTAGTGGcacccctcgccggcgacgaaccCGTCGCCGGACATCCCATCCGAGCAGTAGCACTGGTGGCCCCACGCTCCGCTCGGCGCCAGCACGTCGTCGCACCCCGCGTTCGCCGCGCACCGGCCGGCGTCCGCGCACGTCCCGTTGACCCACCAGTTCATCTCCACGACATCGAAATCCAGGGACGGGGACCCCACCTTCGGCTCCCCGTACACCGTCGCCGTCAGCGCGTCCCTGCAGCCCGCAGCGTCCGCGTGCTCCCAGTTGAAGAACCAGCCCTGGCccctcgccggcggggagcTGTACGACGGCAGGTCGGCCACGCACGCCCAGGAGGTGTCGTTGCCGGCGCACCCCGCCGTGCGGAGCAGCGACGCCGCGAGGCTCGGAGAGACGGAGCAGTTGGAGGCCCCCGGCgtgcggcagccgccgccgaggaAGAGCCCGGTGCGGTTGGAGACGCCGTAGCCGGCGCCGCTGAGCGACGCCCTGGCCTCGCCGACGCTGCGGTTGCATGAGGGCGCCACGGAGACCAGGAAGGTGGAGAAGGGGGGCCGGCGGAACGAGCGGATGGggtacggcgccgccgcggtggaaCGCGGGAGGAGGACCGTGGAGGTGGAGGCGTCGCAGGCCAGGACGACGGGGCAGCCGGCGGAGAAGCCGAAAGGGTAGGGGACGACGGTGCCACCGCACCGGCGGTCGCACCCGCCGCTGCCATCGCTACCGTCGGCGACGGGGAAGGCTGTGCCGGAAATCAAGAGGAGAACGACGAGGAGGCGCATGTTCTGCTACTGAATCAACTATGGAAATCTCTCCTTGCTCATCTAACAACTGAAAGACTAGATTGTTCTGACTGGTTCCGTACAATAAAAATAtaccagcaggcagcaggtCTACGCTGCACAATCATCCAGTCAGACGAATGTTGTTGACACGGCAGGAAGTCAAAGAAGAGAGATACAACAACAGTAGTATTTTCACAACTTGGAAGAAAAACAACCAAACTTTTAAAAACCGAACACGCGTTCTAGTCCCATTATCACAGGCACAATTCACACTCTCTCGATTTTAACTTGCACGGCTTATCGCTAATGCAAGTCTTTAACAAACAATTTACTACTTTATCAATACATAGTATTAGTTCACAAAGTTGGTGCCATTAGATTTGAATCCAAAAACACATCCTTATGAAGATACAACGACGAATAGAATGTTAACAGAGTAATTATTTATGGGTAAAATCCATTTTTAGCCATCCAACTCTGGCCTCGGTTTGCTTTTAGCCATCGAACTCCAAAATCGGGTATCTTCGACCACTCAACTATTAAAACCGTTCACATTTGGTCATCCGACTGTTTTGCAGGGCGGTTTTGCTTACGTGTACGCCACGTGGCAGTGGGGGCCACCTGTCAGTGTTACCtcactctccctcctctctatatctccctctttctctctcttgagCGGCGTGCGGCTACGGCTTTGGGCCGAGGAAGCGTTGTGCCGGTCGAGGAGGGCGACCAGGGGAGCTGCCGCGTGCAGAGGAGGGAGTggagggccgccgccgactgctcttcctccctcctccctcccacgcACGCCGTgcagccgccgctccgcgcgcagCTCCACGACGCTGTGCCCGCCCCGCCCGCGCACGAGCTGGTGACGCCGCCGCGGTGaatcgagggagggagggcggcccCGCGGCTCCACTCGCCATGCCCGCGCCTCCGTTCCGCAGGCGAGCTCGAGGTCGGCCTCGGTGATGGCCGCACGGGCGAGCGGGCCCGACCATCGCGCGACGCAACTCCGCGTTGCCGAGGAGCGCCACGGGtgccccgcctcgccggcggAGGGAGTTGGGGAGGGGGATCATggtgcctcgcctcgccgccgcgccgtgaaTCCGAGTTagagggaggcgcggcggaggagctccCTGCTCGATCCGGCGCGGAGGGAGAAGAGCGCTCGGCGCAGGAGATGGGGgtggaggggagagggaggcgcgGCGAGATAGGGGAGGGAAGAGGggcccccgctccgccgcgagctcgcccgcccgtgcggcgcggagctcgccggctcGGTGCTCGGACCACGCTGGAGCCGCCGTCCCTCCTCGCGCCGTCGCTGCCGCTCCTCCACTGCTAGAGCTACTCCGTCGCCGCGGGGAGGGATGCCGCCGAAAGGAGCAGGGGAGCAGGGGTGTGAACGTCGCCGCCCGgaccgctcgcgccgccgcctcgccgtcagCCAGGGGAGCAAGGAGAtatagagaggagagagagtgaggtaacactgacaggtgggccccactgccGTGTGGTGTACACGTCAGCGAAAAACGCCCTGCAAAACAGTCGGATGGCCAAAtgtgaacggttttgatagttgagtggtcgaagatacccggttttggagttcgatggcTAAAAGCAAACCAAGGCAAGAGTTTGATGGCTAAAAATGGACTTTACCCATTATTTATCAAAGTTTCATTCTGACCATTGCACCGGCGGCTGAGAAGGCTGTGCACAGTATGACCAGTCTTCGTTGGTGGCTGTGGCTCGAACGTGTTCTCTCTTCTCCAGTTCCTTTTGGGTCAAACGCGCATTAGGTGGGTAGTAATATCCAAATAATACTATTGacttctctcgaggccttcacATGTCAAGAGTAGCTTgatggatcatcatcatcatgaatGACAAAAACTCCCAGAATTGAAGGACTCAAATAAAATTGAACAAAATTTGCGTCATCACTCATCAGCAAACATTCACATCTTTTCCTATGCAGCCGGAAAGTGAATGGAAAACCGATCGCCATGTTTTGCTTGTGGTTCTTCTTGTTCTACAACAGCTGACTTCTGAATGTGGTCGCATGCACTTGTGGAAGATCCGGAGCGATAACGTGGAACGGTCGATAACAGGGCAACActttgcaaaaagaaaatctGTTCTCATTGTTGACCTGTATGCTGCTGGCTGAAACAGTGATCACGAGTCACCAAGGGATTTCTTGGCCATCCCATGCGAAGAACTTGCCATTGTCGCTTTTCTTGACGCTGTCAATGATGGAGAGGAGCTTCTGCACGGAGAATTCTCTTGTGAAGAGCTTATCCTTGGGGACGTTTCTCTGAAAGGGCCGTGAGAGGTCACTGTCCACGGTTCCTGGATGTAGCAGGATGCAGGTGATGTTGTCCTTCCTGCCAAACTCTACTGACACAGTCTTCGTCACTGCATGGCATGAGCAAATAACTTCAGGAATCAAACCATGTCAAACAAATTTCTATAGCTGCACAATCACTGGATTATTCAAAGATGAAATGGTACGCAGAACATTGCATGAACGGAGATTACCAATATAGTACCATTATGACAAGATTAGTGTGCATAGCAGGATAGTGAGAAACTAACAGAGAACAGGATGGAACCTCTTTTGGTGTTCACTTACACTGGTTCAGTGCCGTTTTGGAAGCTCTGTATGAATGCCAGCCTCCCAGACCATTGTCTCCTATCGAACTGACTCTAGCACTCATGTTTGCAACCAATGAGAATCCTCTCCCAGTATCGGAGCGACCACCAATCTTCAGCAGTGGCCACATGTGCTAATCAACCACCAAAAAAAAGGATCGATTCAGACATCACTGTAAGTGTGCCGCAATGACAAGCAAAATAGAATGTTGATACGAACAAAACAAGAAACAGAAGACTGTAAGGCACTAAGGCCAAGCAATGAATTTCACCTTGATCACTAAGATTGGGCCGACTGCATTCACTTCATACGCCAGCAGCAGGGACGACTTCTGAACTTTGCTCAGTGTAGTCTCTGTGACAGGAAACAGAAGGAACCTAGTTTCAGATAAGTTACTGGGGAATTGATGCTAGCAGATATCTGAATATTGTGCTCAAATGCGATCGAGCCAGAGGATCCACCTGGTTGTATCACGTTTGGGATAGAAAGGATGCCGGTGGAGTTGATCAGCAGGTCAAGAGAACCGTGTGTCTCTTGAATCGAGGCCGCAGCGGCCTGCAACGGAAGAAACGAAATTCGCACATTAGACAGCCGTTTAATAGCACCGCGAACAGTAAAACTAAGCAGAATCAGTTGGCAATGTTGGTAACAAGGTTCAAAAAAACGTTATTAAACGTCGTTTAATCGAGATTAAACGCTAAACGGAAGCCTAACGTCTCGTTTAGGGCCTAGGCGCCCAATTAAGCGCTGGGCAGCGTGTACGCGTGAAAAAACGACGCTAAGCGTCgctgggcgggcgggcggcggccgcgcgcgcgcagaaAGTGCGAGCGGGAGAACGCGCACTCGCGCGGGAAAAAAGTGCGGGCTGCGGGCGGACTGCGCGCCAAAACAAgaacggcggcgccggagcaggaggagaggaggtggctggcggagtcaactcagctgctgcttctgcggcggcgggagctgCGGGGAAGCAACGGCCGGAACGGGCGGGTTGCTTCGGGGAGGAGGAAATCAGAGAGGACAACGAGAATGGGAAAGGGGAAACTCACCGGAGATTGCAGCCGGCGCTCCTCCTTGCCGGCGGGTGGCGCCGCTCGTGCGGGCGCTTGGTCGGGCGGCGCCTGCGTGCATCCGTTGAGGTTGGGAGTGATGTGCGCCTGTGCGTGACCGTGTGGCCCGTGAGGGGCTAGGTCAAG containing:
- the LOC120666891 gene encoding L-type lectin-domain containing receptor kinase IX.1-like, giving the protein MRLLVVLLLISGTAFPVADGSDGSGGCDRRCGGTVVPYPFGFSAGCPVVLACDASTSTVLLPRSTAAAPYPIRSFRRPPFSTFLVSVAPSCNRSVGEARASLSGAGYGVSNRTGLFLGGGCRTPGASNCSVSPSLAASLLRTAGCAGNDTSWACVADLPSYSSPPARGQGWFFNWEHADAAGCRDALTATVYGEPKVGSPSLDFDVVEMNWWVNGTCADAGRCAANAGCDDVLAPSGAWGHQCYCSDGMSGDGFVAGEGCHYGSRARGKLSAAAIAGIVVSAASFAFALSICFWLRRRKRMNTKTAKQPHVRAARLFRGKPVEEDDLELGEEVAGPQRFSYDELAAATGNFSDDRRLGAGGFGNVYSGLLADGKREVAVKRVSETSRQGWKEFAAEVRIISRLRHRNLVQLIGWCHGGGGGGDVLLLVYELMRSGSLDAHLHDPERVLPWPARYGAALGVGAALLYLHEDAERRVVHRDVKPSNVMLDASFTAKIGDFGLARLIDDGRRSHTTGFAGTWGYMDPESVLAGRASVESDVYSFGVLLLEVACGRRPAVPVREEDEDFIHLVRWVWRAYGGGSILDAADARLEGEFDGREMACALLVGLWCAHPDRTLRPTIRQAVGVLRFEAPPPSLPAKMPVATYGAPADRPDTTTSSATSTTVSGGGGIGHSSTTQSSAESSLMKWQANNNTSI
- the LOC120666893 gene encoding C-factor-like, coding for MRGGGAAMARLAVAARAFSSAGGGVAMVQGASRGIGLEFVRQLLRRSDQGRVVATCRAPGSAAELQKLKEEHAPGRVTVLPLDVTDETTIEAAAASIQETHGSLDLLINSTGILSIPNVIQPETTLSKVQKSSLLLAYEVNAVGPILVIKHMWPLLKIGGRSDTGRGFSLVANMSARVSSIGDNGLGGWHSYRASKTALNQLTKTVSVEFGRKDNITCILLHPGTVDSDLSRPFQRNVPKDKLFTREFSVQKLLSIIDSVKKSDNGKFFAWDGQEIPW